TGGTGCATGCGACCCGCAGACTCAAGGAGCACCCGGACAGAGGAGCCATGTGCGCGGCTGCACGACGCATGCAGCAATGCGTGCAACTCATTGATGCAAATGCGGGCAGCGGGGCATCCGCGCGGCTATGGCCGGGACCGATCATCGGCGAGGAGTATACCCCGCTGACTACAACTCTCGGCAGCATAGAGGCAAAGATCAGCAGTGCCAATCCTCACTTTGCGGCCCCGATCGTGCGCCTCCTGCGGCAGGCAGGGGTCGATTCCGGGAACGTGGTGGCAATGGGCTTTTCCGGCTCCTTCCCCGCGTTGTGCATTGCGGCCATCACCGGCACCGAAGCTCTAGGTGCGCGCGGTGGTGAGCAGCAGCTTGGGCGCCTCAAGCTGGGGGGCGAATCGCCCGGACCTCACCTGGCGCGACATGAAGCGAATTCTATGGGAGCACCGCTTGATTGCCACACGTTTGGTGCTCGCCACCATTGGGGCGGAAGCGGACACCGGCGGAGGGCTCAGCGACCAGGGGCGAGCCATGGCCCGTGAAGCAGCCAGGCGCACCAATGTGGAGCTGCTTCTGCCAGATGGACTGCAGGCAAGCGTTGCCGCGCGCCTGCGGCGCTATCAAGCCGCGGGCAAGATCAAGGCGTTTGTAAACGTGGGCGGCAGCCAGGCGAATGTGGGGCCCTCCTGCTGTGCTCACACGCTGCGCCCTGGGCTCGTGTTGCCAACCATCCATCGCCCGATCGGTTGCTGCGGTGTGGCCCATCGGTTCCTTGCCCTCGGCGTGCCGGTCACTCACCTGCCTGGGGTCCGAGAGCTCTGCGCCCGCTATGGTCTCCCGTATGGTCCCCCGAGCAGGGCTGTGGTAGGAAAGGGGTCGGTCTACCTCCAGACGCGCTACCCTACCGGTGCGCTGTGGGCCAGTCTGGGGACCCTTAGCCTGGGGTGGCTTGCGGCTGGCATCCCCTGGCGCCACACGCGAGCCTCCCCGGGACAATGCGATAGCGGCTTCAAACCTTGATCGGCAAGGGCCTCTGTGTCCGACCTCTGGATTTTGCCATGCAGAAAAAGCGCGATGAAAGAATGCACGTCATTCTCCTGGCAGGAGGTTGTGGAGAAGAGCAAATGGTCAAAGTCCCCTGGAGGGGCGACAACTAGTGTGCCTCCCGCGCAGCCCTCACCCCTGAGCAGTTCCCCTTGCTCCGCTGGCAGCTGCTGAACCCACGTTGGCATTAGGTGCCCCACTCCCTTTGGAGTCAAATCGGAGGAGACAAAACCGGGTGTCCATTCCGCCCCCCTCTCACCGGACGAGCGTCAGCTTCCTCTCGGTACTCGATGTAGGGGTTTTCAGGCGAAGGAAGTAGACGCCGCTCGGAAGAGCAATCCCTTCCGAGCTCAGGCCGTCCCACAGAAGTGCGTGGGCGCCATTGAGGTGCTGGCCGTCGAAAAGGCAACGCACCATCCTCCCAAGCGGGTCATAGATCTCGGCACGGAACGGCCCAGCTCTGGGGAGTACGTAGCGGATGGTCGTGGGGGGCACAAATGGGTTCGGGTGAGGAGCACAAAGGAGCTCCTCTGCTGGCGGAACTCCGTGACCCCTGCCCAAGGAGCTAGTGGACTGCTCCACGACTACACCGGAGAGAAGGGTGGAGTCGCGGCCAGCAGCAAAGTGGATATCGAGCACTCCATCAGTCACCGGCACGTCCTCGCTGAGCAGGGCAAAGGCCGTGCGCAGGCCTGCGGTCTCCGCGAGATCCAGCTCTCGCGCCGCTGTCTTTCCTTCCACCACAACGTCAAATCGGCGCTGGCCAGGCATGCTGAAGCGCGGCTCGGCGAATAGAAGGGTGACACTGTAACGCCCAGGCACGACACGAATGCAGTAGCGCACTAACCCGTGGCGTTGCGCGCGGAAAATTGGCGGCACATCCGTCTGTGCAATCGGCACAGAAGGCGGCTCTTCAACACGCTTGCCGTCGGTGTACCCATATTCGCTACGCTCATTCCACTCCTGGTCGGGCAAAAAGTCCCCGAATGCACTCCCCCCAACGTTCACCTTGATCGGCAGGGGCAGAGGTGCACCGAATATGAGGTTCACCACCTGGCCAGTGACGCGATTAGGCAGGGGCGCTCGGTCCCTGATCCCCATAACGACCAAACTGCCAGTGCTAAGCCCAAGCCCCTCTACCTCGAGAACGACCGTTCGCTGGTCCTCGCTGAGGACCGCCCGGGTGACGTTTGCACCCGGAATAAGGTAGTTGCTGACTTTCTCGGCGTCCTCTTTGTTCACTTCCTCCGAAAAACGGACCACGACCCTGCCGGTTTCAGCCCTGGCCCAGAGTACCGAAGGCGGTCTGTTGTCCACATAGCCCAGATTGGTCGGGTCGGTAAGACAGAGGATCATCACGCCGTCTTTGAACACCACGTTCTCTGGCACAAAGTCACAGTCGTTGCCAGGAAAGGTATGGGTGGCCTTTTCCCACCGCGACTGGTCCCAGGTGTCAAAATGGTCGGTCCACTGGTGAGTGAAATTGTGCCCTGTGCCGGTGTTTCCCGCGCCCGGCGTGTAGGAGGCGTAGCTCACGTAGTCGTAGTAAGCAAATCGAGGCAAGATGGCGTCTGACCAAGGCCCCACCCAGTCGTGATAAGCAGGATTCCAAATGTTCATCATGATCTTCTGCGGGCGGCGCAAGGTCAGCACATGCTCCTCGGTCTGCCGATACACCTCCTCGCCGTCCACGAACCACGCCACATAGTCCGGAGTCCACTCAAAGGCATACACGTGAAAATCCACGTGCGTGTTGAAGGGTACCCACTGGTGACGGAGGTGGATCATCTGACGGGGAGTGATGGTCGTCACCTGCACGTCGTCTGTGTAGCGGCCGTGGATTTCTATATCAATCTCGTTCCAGTTGGCGGTCGGATCGATATCATTGTAGGTGAAGAAAGTGGAAACATGCCCGTCGCCCGCGGATGCCTTGTAGCGCGCCTCAAAGCGCCCGTAGAGAAAAGACTCGCGTGTGCGCAGTTCTGCCCCCTTGTAGTTCTTGGCTGCCACTGAAGCAACCAAGAGGCAGAGCATGGCAACGACCGGTAGAACTCTTGCTTTCATCCCCGTCCTGCCTGGGGCAAAACCCGCGAAACAGGCTCCTACGTGCCCGCTTTTCGGCCGTAGTCTATTGGGTGAAGAGTGGTGAGCAAAGGGAACATGGGCACCACCACCGGGTATGGCGCCCCACGCTGCAGCACCAACATATCGATGCGCGAGAGCTTTGTCTGCTCGAAAAGGTCCATGTTGATCTCAATCTGGTCGCCGTACTTACGTTGCAGCTCTCGAATGTAGGGGTTTAGGTACCGCTCAATGACCCTTGTATCCACGCGGGAGAGTTCGACGTCCTGGCCCATGGAGCGCAAATACTGATTGCGTTGGTGAAGGGCCAGAATGTGGTCTTGCCACATCTGGACGGTGCGACGCACGGGCAATGCCTTGTGGTAGCCGCGTTTGTAGGCGGCCTGGGCTATGTACTTGTCCCGGATGAGGTCCGCGATTGCAAGCCTCAGCTGCGCCGCAAACTCTCCCTTCCTAATGTGGCGCGTCCGGAAGACCAGCGGGTGCGCCTCAAGCTCCTGCTCCAGGTCTGCCACAGTCCAAGTTTGTCCGTCCAACTGCATGAGGGGCATGGTGCGAAGTCGGCCGATATCCTGCATCGGGTCGTGGTCCAGCACCACATCCCCGCTGTCCTTTTGCCAGAAGAAACGGTTGAAGACGAGCCTCTTCTGCTGGGGGCTTGCGAGGAAGAGTGGGGCAAGTGTTGCGGCCAACCGGTAGAAAGTATCTTCCACAAAAACCATCTTCTTGCCGCTCATGAGACGCTGCACGAACTTGAGGTAGGCCTGCTCAGCTTGCTCCTGCCGAACGCTGGCCTCCACATCCGTCCAATGCTGGCGCTGCTGGGTATCAGAAAGGAGAACCTTTTCAGTCCATCCCTGCACCTGCATGACGGTGTAGAGACCGTCTTCAGCCTCAACAGGGCCGATGATCTGGCCCTTGGCGAGCGGCCGTGAGAATAGCGCTCGCCTGATTGCCTCATGTTCGGCCTGATTCCATGCCACCTCCCGTTCCGGTGCCTGGCCGATGCCCCCTATCAGCTGGAATCCCTCCGCGAAGTTACCCCCAGCAGACAGTTTGTCCTTGACCAAGGCCAGCAGGCTGTCCCCGCTGAATGAGTAGTAGGCAACGCGATAGGTTCGCGTAGTGAGCCCAAAACGTTCCCTCACCTGTTCCGGCTTGGGCCTGGCCTTGGCATAAAAGTCCTTGTAGAACAGCCACTGGCGCATAGCTTGTTCCTGGCGGCCGCGCAGATAGGCGCGGAAGTGGTCGTTGTGGAGCAGCTCAGCGTCAGCGCCAGCCTCCATGGCCAGCAGCTTTTCGGCGATAAGGGTGTTGAGGA
This genomic window from candidate division KSB1 bacterium contains:
- the pgsW gene encoding poly-gamma-glutamate system protein, giving the protein MSSSLGASSWGANRPDLTWRDMKRILWEHRLIATRLVLATIGAEADTGGGLSDQGRAMAREAARRTNVELLLPDGLQASVAARLRRYQAAGKIKAFVNVGGSQANVGPSCCAHTLRPGLVLPTIHRPIGCCGVAHRFLALGVPVTHLPGVRELCARYGLPYGPPSRAVVGKGSVYLQTRYPTGALWASLGTLSLGWLAAGIPWRHTRASPGQCDSGFKP
- a CDS encoding family 16 glycosylhydrolase; amino-acid sequence: MKARVLPVVAMLCLLVASVAAKNYKGAELRTRESFLYGRFEARYKASAGDGHVSTFFTYNDIDPTANWNEIDIEIHGRYTDDVQVTTITPRQMIHLRHQWVPFNTHVDFHVYAFEWTPDYVAWFVDGEEVYRQTEEHVLTLRRPQKIMMNIWNPAYHDWVGPWSDAILPRFAYYDYVSYASYTPGAGNTGTGHNFTHQWTDHFDTWDQSRWEKATHTFPGNDCDFVPENVVFKDGVMILCLTDPTNLGYVDNRPPSVLWARAETGRVVVRFSEEVNKEDAEKVSNYLIPGANVTRAVLSEDQRTVVLEVEGLGLSTGSLVVMGIRDRAPLPNRVTGQVVNLIFGAPLPLPIKVNVGGSAFGDFLPDQEWNERSEYGYTDGKRVEEPPSVPIAQTDVPPIFRAQRHGLVRYCIRVVPGRYSVTLLFAEPRFSMPGQRRFDVVVEGKTAARELDLAETAGLRTAFALLSEDVPVTDGVLDIHFAAGRDSTLLSGVVVEQSTSSLGRGHGVPPAEELLCAPHPNPFVPPTTIRYVLPRAGPFRAEIYDPLGRMVRCLFDGQHLNGAHALLWDGLSSEGIALPSGVYFLRLKTPTSSTERKLTLVR